The DNA segment TGTGTACCATACCAATAAATCTGCTAATGCTTATTTGTACAGTGCAGACCGGTCAGGTTCGCGATATTACTTTGTAATGGAACCAGAAGGGGCTTCTTCTTCAGGTAATTTTAGGTCTGGCAGGTTTAATCCTAACCTTAGGAATGAGCTTACCGCGTTTATGGTAAATCCTTTTGTAAAGTACGGTGGATTCGAATTTTTCGGAACATACGAAAGAGTAACAGGAAAAGCTGCTACCGAGCTGGATGAAAGAAGCTTTAACCAATATTCCGGAGAGTTAATTTATCGTTTCGGAAACAAAGAAAATATATATGTAGGCGGTCGCTATAACCTCGTAGAAGGTGAACTGCTCGGTGGTACTGAGGTTGACATTACAAGGTTCAACCTGTCCGCTGGATGGTTTATGACCAAAAACATCCTTGCCAAAGTTGAATACGTAAATCAAGAATATGGCGGTTTTGAAGAGAGCGATATTAGAAATGGTGGTAAATTCAACGGTGCTGTTGTCGAAGCCATTATAAGTTTTTAAAAAACAGATTAAACAACCAAAGGTGGGAGAAGCTCAATTCTTTCACCTTTTTTAAATTATAATAAGTGAAAACTATATTGAAATATGCTTTGCTTTTTACCTTGACCTTAACCACAATAGTTTCGGCACAGAATAGTATGGAAAAGGAAACCATCTATATTCTCAAAAATAGCAAACTTACCATTACTGGTGATACTAATATAAATAAGTTTAGATGTGAATTTGATACAACTTATTTGGTACAGAACAAGGAAATAAACTATATCAATAATGGGGACGAGATCAATTTTAAAAATGCTGTTCTCACTTTACAAAATGAATGTTTTGACTGTGGTAGTAAAGCTATAAATAGAGACTTTCATTCACTACTAAAAAGCGAAAAATATCCCGAAATTACATTAGAACTTAACTATATAAGTTTAAATGACAAAGAGCGTGGTATTGCCCATGTAATAATAACTATCTCAGAAAAGGAAAAAGAGTATACCTTTCCCATAGATATTAGTAGCTCGTCCACAAATTGCTTTAGCGGAAAGCTAAAAATGAACATTAAGGACTTTGGCCTTGAGCCTCCAAAAAAATTGTTCGGTTTAATAATTATAAAAGAAGAAGTTGAAATAAACTTTAACCTTGCCATAGAAATATAGTTTTAAAAAGTTCTCTCACAGTAATCTTTATTAAAAGAATTATAGACAGCTTTGGGTTGGCCCCCCTTTTCAAAACTATATTCCTATTAATAGTTAGATTTTTGAAAAACTGATTGTTACCATTTTTATTTCTATAATTTGAAAATATATTTAAGGTGATATTTAAAATAAAAAATTATGAAATATACTTTTATAATATTGATGCTTATTGCCTTTACTAATTGTTCTACAAGCAAGTTGGTGAACGAATGGAAAGATTCAGAAACTGAAACCTTTTCAGCCAATAAAGTATTGGTGGTAGGTATGACGGCAGACAAACAACTACGGCGAACTTTTGAAACCGAATTGGCACAAGAGCTTGAAAAAAATGATATGATAGCTGTACGCAGTATTGATTTTTTTGAATCTTCATTCAATAATGCAAAACAATCTGAAGTAGATTTGAATATGTTAGAACAAAAATTACTTGGAAAAGGTTTCGATGCTATTTTATTGTCTAAAATTACAGGACAATACAGTAAGGTTACGGTTGTACAGGCTTATAGAAGCTTTGCAAAGCCCTATCAATCATTTCGCGATTATTACTATTCCAATCAACATATTTACCAGCGGGAACAATCGGAAAACTATAAGGTGTACACTAGTGAAACTTCCCTCTTTTGCATTTGTTTGGAAAAAGAACGAGAGTTGTTGTGGCGTGGACAAATTGATATTCCAGCACCTAATACTGCAACAAGGGGCATTTCAGATTTTATAAAAACACTAATAAAATCATTAAAAGAAGAGCAAATATTAATCAACTTAGAATAAAGTGATTATTTTTTTAATGAAAGTAAAGATTGTACCCCTCTAAGTGTGCTTGAATGTTGGTTGTAATTTTAGAACCTTCTGTAACAGAGTTCACCGTCATCAAATCTTTTATTTTATTGATTAGCGGATATAAAAAAACATGTAAGTTATCGTGCGAGGGTCCTTCCATAGTACATTTTTCTACAATATAATTTTTTTCATTATTTAGTTTAATACCCAATTCCTGAAAATCTGTTACAGCTTTAAGCTTGTTTTGATCAATTGCCTGTATCATATTTTCAATCCCTTCGGTGGTTTCTGGATTGGCTTCCCATTTAGAGCCGTTGTTTAGTGATATTTCATTCATCCAACTTTTTTCCGAAGCATTCTCAGTCTTAGGTAATGTTGAGTTCTTAATTTGTTGACTAGTTTCTATTTTTTCGTTAACTATTTGCTCGCTCTTTTGGGTTTCTTTACAACTAAAAGTTATTGCTGTAAGCGTAATGATAAAGAGTATATTTTTCATAAATATAAAGTTAATGCTAATACAAGTTTTTTGAATAGAATGAGCTATTGGTGCAGCACTAAAAGTGGAACACGCGTTTGATAACTTATTTTAGAAGTTTCCGACCCAAAAACAAAGCGCTCCAGAAAGCTTTCCCGTTCCACAAACATGGTATGTAGAGATATATTAAACAATTGCACAAAAGTATTAATTGCAATAGGGGTGGGAATACCAGTTAATGCATGGAAACTGTGTTTTTTGCCCTTAAAAGAATCTTGAAGGTTTCTATTTTCTAGCAGATTGGGATCAGCTACGGCGTCATCATCAATATCTAAAACATTAATGTGAGGTTGGTTTTGTTTCACCATTAGACTGAACAACGGTTGTAACTTCTCTTTTTTAAGAATATCTCCATGGTGTAAACTAAAAAGAATAGATTCTATTTTTTTATAGCTATAATTATCTGGAATAACAAGAACTGGACAGTCAACCTGTCGTATTACTTGGAGTGTATTACTACCAAAAAGGACTTCTTTAGCACTTGTCGCACCATTGGTTCCCATTATTATTAAATCGATGCTATATAATGAAATGGACTGGTTTATGGCATCAACAAAAGCATCGTAATCAACTTTCTCATGAAAAGTATAATCTTCACTGCTATAGTCCTTTTTAAAGGTATCTACAAAGGAGCTAAGCTCTTTTTTATTGTCCGCTAGCACAGCGTCGTACACTGAGCTCTTTGGTGATGCAGAGCGTACATCTGCAGTAACGTATTCTGAAGTTTTCTGAATGTTCAAAATATAGAACGTGCAAGTATGCCCTTTAAAAAAATCCAGCGCATATCTGATAGCATTCTTAGAGCTTTCTGAAAAATCTGTCGGAAGTAATATAGTATTCATTTTATTAAAACTTTTGGTTCCTATAAAAATAGTTTGAATCCGCTCAAGCAACAATGATATCCGTCAGCTTTCCACTTTCAAATCAGGTTGAATAAGGAATTTCGAATACTTGTTTTATTCTCTATTTTTTTAAGGTGATTGATTTCATTTTTACTAAAAAATAATAGAAGACCAAAATATCTTAAATATGATAAAAGTCATTTTATACCCTTTAGTACCTCACTACTTTTGTTATGTAAAATTTAATGATACCAATAATGAAGTGTTTATAAGTTATAAA comes from the Marixanthomonas ophiurae genome and includes:
- a CDS encoding universal stress protein codes for the protein MNTILLPTDFSESSKNAIRYALDFFKGHTCTFYILNIQKTSEYVTADVRSASPKSSVYDAVLADNKKELSSFVDTFKKDYSSEDYTFHEKVDYDAFVDAINQSISLYSIDLIIMGTNGATSAKEVLFGSNTLQVIRQVDCPVLVIPDNYSYKKIESILFSLHHGDILKKEKLQPLFSLMVKQNQPHINVLDIDDDAVADPNLLENRNLQDSFKGKKHSFHALTGIPTPIAINTFVQLFNISLHTMFVERESFLERFVFGSETSKISYQTRVPLLVLHQ
- a CDS encoding YceI family protein; this encodes MKTILKYALLFTLTLTTIVSAQNSMEKETIYILKNSKLTITGDTNINKFRCEFDTTYLVQNKEINYINNGDEINFKNAVLTLQNECFDCGSKAINRDFHSLLKSEKYPEITLELNYISLNDKERGIAHVIITISEKEKEYTFPIDISSSSTNCFSGKLKMNIKDFGLEPPKKLFGLIIIKEEVEINFNLAIEI